The Salegentibacter sp. Hel_I_6 region TTACCGGCAGCGCACCGGGAGATTTTTCCCTAAATTTATTCGTTGAAAATTATATTGATAAGTCTTCGCGGAAGACTTGAATTCAATAAACTAAAAGTTAATGGAGAATTTAGATTATGCCCGCCTGCAAATGGCTTTTACATTAGGCTTTCATATTATTTTTGCCTGTATTGGTATGGTGATGCCTTTTTTTATGGTGGTTTCGCACTATAAATGGCTCAAAACAAAAAATCCTATCTATAAACGCTTAAGTATGGCCTGGCTTAAAGGCGTAGCAATTTTCTTTGTTACCGGGGCCGTTTCAGGAACTGCTTTATCTTTTGAATTGGGAATGCTCTGGCCCGAATTTATGAAACACGCGGGACCTATTATAGGGATGCCATTTTCGCTTGAAGGAGCAGCTTTTTTTGTAGAAGCCATTGCCCTGGGATTTTATCTTTATGGATGGGATAAACTGCCTGAAAAATTTCACTGGTTTACCGGCGTAATTATTGGCGTTGCAGGAGTAGCTTCAGGTATTCTCGTGGTTTCGGCAAATGGCTGGATGAATGCGCCTTCCGGTTTCGATTATATCAATGGTGAATTCACAAATATAGATCCGGTGGCTGCTTTATTAAACCCTGCCTGGTTTACACAGGCATTGCATATGACTTTAGCGGCTTTTGTTGCCACCAGTTTTGGAGTTTCCGGGATTCATGCTTTTCAAATTTTCCGTAAAAGAAATGTAGAATTGCATACCAAAGCATTTAAGATTGCTATCGTTTTTGGAGCAGTCGCTGCATTTTTACAACCCATTAGCGGAGATCTTTCAGCTAAAGATGTAGCAGAACGCCAACCGGTAAAATTAGCTGCTATGGAGGCTCATTATGAGACTTCTAAAGGAGCTCCCCTCTATATCGGTGGAATTGTAGATGAAGAAAACCGATCAGTTTCCAACAAAATTGAAATCCCCAAAGCACTTTCTTTCCTGGCTTTTGGAGATTTTGATGCTGAAGTGAAAGGACTCAATGATTTTCCCGATGATGAATTACCTCCTGTTGCCATTGTGCATTATGCTTTCCAAACTATGGTTGGAATAGGTACTTTGCTAATGTTTGCTGGATTGATCTATTTTATAAGTTTAAGAAAGAAAAACTGGCTAAAAAACAAGTATTACTGGTTGCTATTTATTGTAGTTGCACCACTAGGATTTGTAGCGATTGAGGCCGGGTGGATAGTTACAGAAGTAGGGAGGCAACCCTGGATTATTCACCAAATTATGAGAACCGAGGATGCCGTAACTCCAATGCCGGGTATGAAATATAGTTTCTTCTATTACCTCTTTCTTTATACCGTGCTCGCTATAACCGTAACCTGGTTAATGAATCGACAAATAAAATCGCTAAATCAAGAACCTGGGGAAGGTAAATCTTCAAAAGATAATTCAGAAATGAAGTCTTTTAATCGAGATAAAGCCCGTGAAAATAAACCTAATAATCTGAATAAAACCGAAGATTAATTATGCTATATATCGTTCTGTTTTTTTTGCTTTTTTCGCTTTTATTATACGTGCTCCTGGGCGGTGCCGATTTTGGCGCCGGTATAGTTGAACTGTTTTCTTCTGCTAAAAATAAAGAGCATACCCGGGATACCATTTACCGCGTAATGGGGCCTATTTGGGAAGCTAACCATATTTGGTTAATTATTATGCTGGTAATTTTGTGGGT contains the following coding sequences:
- a CDS encoding cytochrome ubiquinol oxidase subunit I, giving the protein MENLDYARLQMAFTLGFHIIFACIGMVMPFFMVVSHYKWLKTKNPIYKRLSMAWLKGVAIFFVTGAVSGTALSFELGMLWPEFMKHAGPIIGMPFSLEGAAFFVEAIALGFYLYGWDKLPEKFHWFTGVIIGVAGVASGILVVSANGWMNAPSGFDYINGEFTNIDPVAALLNPAWFTQALHMTLAAFVATSFGVSGIHAFQIFRKRNVELHTKAFKIAIVFGAVAAFLQPISGDLSAKDVAERQPVKLAAMEAHYETSKGAPLYIGGIVDEENRSVSNKIEIPKALSFLAFGDFDAEVKGLNDFPDDELPPVAIVHYAFQTMVGIGTLLMFAGLIYFISLRKKNWLKNKYYWLLFIVVAPLGFVAIEAGWIVTEVGRQPWIIHQIMRTEDAVTPMPGMKYSFFYYLFLYTVLAITVTWLMNRQIKSLNQEPGEGKSSKDNSEMKSFNRDKARENKPNNLNKTED